The following proteins are encoded in a genomic region of Gimesia algae:
- a CDS encoding pyridoxine 5'-phosphate synthase yields the protein MPGLGVNIDHVATVRQARLTFEPDPVWAAVLAELGGADGITLHLREDRRHIQDHDLYTMKKTVQVKLNLEMAAEEEMTQIALEVRPDQVSLVPEKREELTTEGGVDVIANAERVSQCVHRLQQAGIEVSLFIDPDPAQIAASKKAGVHAVELHTGRYADATSAGEQQQELDILQKASAFTIEQGLKLHMGHGLTYRNVTPVAAIPHVSELNIGHSIISRAVLVGMEQAVREMKALVNV from the coding sequence ATGCCGGGTCTGGGTGTAAATATTGATCATGTCGCGACCGTGCGTCAGGCCCGTTTAACCTTTGAGCCGGACCCGGTGTGGGCAGCCGTCCTGGCGGAACTGGGGGGGGCGGATGGAATCACATTGCACTTGAGAGAAGATCGTCGCCATATCCAGGATCATGATCTCTACACGATGAAGAAGACCGTTCAAGTCAAACTGAATCTGGAGATGGCAGCCGAAGAAGAAATGACTCAGATCGCTCTGGAAGTCCGACCTGATCAGGTCTCTCTGGTACCAGAGAAAAGGGAAGAACTGACGACAGAGGGGGGGGTGGATGTGATTGCGAATGCAGAACGTGTGAGCCAGTGTGTCCATCGGCTGCAGCAGGCAGGGATTGAAGTGAGTCTGTTTATTGATCCTGATCCGGCGCAGATTGCGGCTTCCAAAAAAGCAGGAGTCCATGCTGTTGAGCTGCATACGGGGAGGTATGCAGACGCCACCTCTGCGGGAGAGCAACAACAGGAATTGGATATCCTGCAGAAAGCCTCTGCATTCACGATTGAGCAGGGACTGAAATTACATATGGGACATGGACTCACATATAGAAATGTGACTCCCGTCGCTGCAATACCTCATGTGAGTGAATTGAATATCGGCCACAGTATTATTTCCCGGGCCGTACTGGTGGGGATGGAACAGGCGGTACGCGAAATGAAGGCGCTTGTGAACGTCTGA
- a CDS encoding lysophospholipid acyltransferase family protein codes for MMNTEAASILTLLSYLLFISALLIYQAVHLPDGWRAWILFAITRVYAPGLWRVRRNRRCPFPGDSAGIVIANHRSPTDPIILWYNSHLGNPQKKMRCISFLMAREYYELPGLVGWISRAMHSIPVDRNGQDVVPVREALRRLKEGGLIGVFPEGGIQESRPIADANSGIAFLALRSKAPVYPVYINNSPRGKNMIEPFYTRSDTSLIYGEPIDLSDYHDKRLTREVLDEVTTLMMWKLAELGDTEYLGGARPDSQSAVIPIPTGRYHSGN; via the coding sequence ATGATGAACACTGAAGCTGCCTCCATCCTGACACTACTGTCCTACCTGCTGTTTATTTCAGCTTTGCTGATATATCAGGCCGTTCATCTTCCAGATGGCTGGCGTGCCTGGATCTTATTTGCAATCACGCGTGTCTATGCACCTGGGCTGTGGCGCGTCCGGCGGAATCGTCGTTGCCCATTTCCGGGAGATTCCGCAGGTATCGTGATCGCCAATCACCGTAGTCCAACCGATCCGATCATCCTCTGGTATAATTCTCATCTGGGAAATCCGCAGAAGAAGATGCGCTGTATCAGTTTTTTAATGGCCAGGGAGTATTATGAGCTGCCTGGTCTGGTAGGCTGGATTTCACGCGCCATGCATTCCATTCCCGTTGACCGGAATGGTCAGGATGTCGTGCCTGTACGGGAAGCTCTCAGGCGTTTGAAAGAAGGAGGCTTGATTGGGGTTTTTCCGGAAGGCGGAATCCAGGAAAGCCGACCCATTGCTGATGCCAATTCCGGGATTGCGTTTCTGGCTCTGCGATCAAAGGCTCCCGTGTATCCTGTCTATATTAACAATTCCCCTCGAGGCAAGAATATGATCGAACCGTTTTATACACGGTCCGATACATCGCTGATTTATGGAGAGCCCATTGATCTCTCGGATTACCATGATAAACGTCTGACGCGTGAAGTCCTGGATGAGGTAACTACTTTAATGATGTGGAAACTGGCTGAACTGGGGGATACCGAATATCTTGGGGGGGCACGGCCTGATTCTCAGTCAGCGGTGATCCCGATTCCAACTGGTCGATATCATTCAGGAAACTGA
- a CDS encoding serine hydrolase domain-containing protein, giving the protein MSRIISERWQKVEKLIDGFCHTDQVPAIALQVSVGDESRSYFSGRQRIADQADTLPDDAIFLVASITKPIVVSGALKLMEEGELLLGDRVKRYIPEFGCAGKHGITIRHLMTHTSGLPDMLPDNRALRAANAPLSEFVKQICELAPDEPPGRIVQYQSTGIAILSEVILRIAGQSCADYLRQTLFEPLEMSDTSLGLPEEWKQGDHPRVDRIPEIRIPEGLDVEPHWDWNSSYWRQFGAPWGGLLTTPADLGKFAGMLRQGGRYRDQQILSPQTIREATRDQLPSFSGLSAAARQGKGWGLGWQIVSASNSDYYGDLLSRSAFGHGGATGTVFWVDPELNASAVILTTVPQEPHGRYLARITNRIIACIEPES; this is encoded by the coding sequence AAAAGTCGAAAAACTGATTGACGGGTTCTGCCACACCGATCAGGTTCCAGCAATTGCACTGCAGGTGTCCGTGGGTGATGAGTCCCGCAGTTATTTCTCTGGACGTCAGCGAATCGCTGATCAGGCAGATACACTTCCTGATGACGCCATTTTTCTGGTCGCATCCATCACTAAGCCGATCGTTGTTTCGGGTGCGTTAAAGTTGATGGAGGAGGGAGAGTTATTACTGGGAGATCGTGTCAAACGTTATATTCCGGAGTTTGGCTGTGCTGGAAAGCACGGGATCACAATCCGGCATCTAATGACACATACTTCCGGATTGCCCGACATGCTTCCTGACAATCGAGCGCTGCGAGCTGCCAATGCTCCGCTCTCTGAATTTGTGAAACAGATCTGTGAACTCGCTCCCGATGAACCGCCCGGCAGAATCGTGCAATACCAGAGCACAGGGATCGCGATCCTAAGCGAAGTGATCCTGCGGATTGCAGGCCAATCCTGTGCAGACTATTTACGTCAGACCCTGTTTGAACCGCTGGAGATGAGCGATACTTCGCTGGGACTGCCTGAGGAGTGGAAACAGGGGGACCATCCCCGAGTAGATCGAATTCCAGAAATCCGAATTCCGGAAGGGCTGGATGTTGAGCCGCATTGGGACTGGAACAGTTCGTACTGGCGACAGTTTGGTGCACCCTGGGGGGGACTATTGACGACACCGGCAGATCTGGGGAAGTTTGCCGGGATGCTGCGCCAGGGAGGTCGATATCGGGATCAGCAGATCCTGTCCCCCCAGACAATCCGTGAAGCAACACGAGACCAGTTACCATCGTTCTCCGGGTTATCTGCTGCTGCCAGGCAGGGGAAGGGCTGGGGACTGGGCTGGCAGATCGTATCTGCCTCCAACAGTGATTATTATGGCGATTTACTTTCCCGGTCTGCTTTTGGCCATGGAGGAGCGACGGGAACCGTTTTCTGGGTCGATCCGGAACTGAATGCATCTGCGGTGATTCTGACGACGGTGCCACAGGAACCTCATGGACGATATCTTGCCCGGATCACAAATCGAATCATCGCCTGCATAGAACCTGAGTCATGA